One Pyrus communis chromosome 13, drPyrComm1.1, whole genome shotgun sequence genomic window carries:
- the LOC137712876 gene encoding IAA-amino acid hydrolase ILR1 isoform X1 has translation MAALMLLYLLLPTILGQSWASEPTESELELLTRELLESAKEAEFFAWMTGMRRRIHQYPETGFEEHRTSQLIRTELESLGIEYTWPVAKTGVVASVGSGSKPVFALRADMDALPLQEQVEWEFKSKIDGKMHACGHDSHVAMLLGAAKLLQSKRDILKGTVKLVFQPGEEGYAGAYHMLQHGILNDIDAIFFIHVMPSLPTGVIASRPGPMLAGAGLFSATIKGKGGHAAAPHKNKDSILAAASAVVALQQIVSRETNPLEAGVVTVGYLKGGEAENVIPESVNFGGTFRSLTMEGLSHIQERIKEVIELQAAVHRCEGTVDFMEETPLPYPVMINNEALYEHAKKVGEVLLGEPNVELHPLIMGAEDFSFYSHKFAAAIFVLGIKNESLKSDQPLHSSLFVIDEQAFSVGAALNAAVAISYLDTHDVGNSLKI, from the exons ATGGCTGCGTTGATGCTCTTGTACTTATTGCTGCCAACGATTTTGGGCCAGTCTTGGGCTTCGGAACCAACTGAGTCAGAGCTCGAATTGCTGACTCGGGAGCTCTTGGAATCGGCAAAGGAGGCCGAGTTCTTTGCGTGGATGACGGGAATGAGGAGGAGAATCCACCAGTACCCAGAGACTGGGTTCGAGGAGCACAGGACGAGTCAACTCATCAGGACCGAGCTCGAGTCGCTCGGAATTGAGTACACGTGGCCTGTTGCCAAGACTGGTGTGGTGGCTTCCGTTGGTTCTGGCTCCAAACCAGTGTTTGCTCTCAGGGCTGACATGGACGCCCTCCCTCTTCAG GAACAAGTAGAGTGGGAGTTCAAGAGCAAGATAGACGGCAAAATGCACGCATGTGGTCACGATTCTCACGTGGCAATGCTGCTTGGCGCAGCCAAGTTACTCCAAAGTAAAAGAGACATTCTAAAG GGAACTGTGAAGCTGGTTTTTCAGCCTGGAGAAGAGGGTTATGCCGGAGCTTACCATATGTTACAACATGGCATTCTTAACGATATTGATGCCATATTCTTCATACATGTTATGCCATCACTGCCAACTGGTGTCATTGCTTCCCGGCCGGGTCCAATGCTAGCCGGCGCTGGCCTTTTTTCAGCAACAATCAAAGGAAAAGGTGGGCATGCAGCTGCTCCACATAAGAATAAGGACTCAATTCTTGCAGCAGCATCAGCTGTTGTGGCTCTTCAGCAGATTGTTTCAAGAGAGACAAATCCCCTTGAGGCTGGG GTGGTGACAGTTGGGTACTTAAAGGGAGGTGAAGCAGAAAATGTGATCCCCGAGTCCGTGAACTTTGGGGGAACTTTTAGGAGCTTGACAATGGAAGGACTCAGCCATATCCAAGAAAGGATCAAAGAG GTCATAGAACTGCAAGCAGCCGTGCATCGGTGTGAGGGTACAGTGGACTTCATGGAGGAAACACCGCTGCCTTATCCAGTGATGATTAACAACGAAGCATTGTATGAGCACGCAAAGAAGGTTGGTGAGGTTCTACTCGGGGAACCTAATGTGGAGCTTCACCCATTGATCATGGGAGCAGAGGATTTCAGCTTCTACTCACATAAGTTTGCGGCTGCAATTTTCGTTCTCGGGATAAAGAATGAGAGTCTAAAATCAGACCAGCCATTGCACTCCTCTCTATTTGTCATTGACGAACAGGCTTTTTCTGTTGGAGCAGCTCTCAATGCTGCTGTTGCAATATCTTACTTGGATACACATGACGTTGGGAActcattaaaaatttga
- the LOC137712447 gene encoding secoisolariciresinol dehydrogenase-like has protein sequence MASSSVLSAVPRRLEGKVALITGGASGIGECTAKIFVQHGAKVVIADVQDDLGHSVRESIGPSDCTFVHCDVTDEAQIKDAVHKAVATYGKLDIMFNNAGVVDPNKARIIDNEKADFERVLSINVTGVFLGIKHAAQAMIPARTGSIISTASISSYVGGAASHAYCCSKHAVNGLTKNAAVELGQFGIRVNCLSPYALATPLARNFVGVEDEELENVMGSLANLKGVTLKAVDVANAALYLASDEARYISGHNLLIDGGFSILNPSFEMFQYPQEP, from the exons ATGGCATCCTCCTCAGTACTCTCGGCGGTCCCAAGAAG GCTGGAGGGAAAGGTGGCTCTGATAACCGGAGGAGCCAGTGGCATTGGAGAATGCACAGCCAAAATCTTTGTCCAGCATGGGGCCAAAGTCGTCATTGCAGATGTCCAAGATGATCTGGGCCATTCGGTTCGCGAGTCCATCGGGCCATCGGACTGCACGTTCGTCCACTGTGATGTCACAGACGAAGCCCAAATAAAAGATGCCGTACACAAAGCCGTTGCCACATACGGAAAACTAGACATCATGTTCAACAACGCAGGCGTAGTTGACCCAAACAAAGCCCGAATCATCGACAATGAAAAGGCAGATTTCGAGCGCGTGCTTAGCATAAATGTCACCGGAGTTTTCCTCGGCATAAAGCATGCTGCCCAAGCCATGATTCCTGCGCGGACGGGCAGCATAATTTCAACTGCTAGTATAAGTTCATATGTTGGTGGTGCAGCCTCACATGCATATTGTTGTTCCAAGCATGCAGTTAATGGCTTGACAAAAAATGCAGCCGTTGAGTTAGGTCAGTTCGGGATCCGAGTGAACTGCTTGTCGCCGTACGCGCTCGCAACGCCGTTGGCTCGGAATTTTGTGGGGGTTGAGGATGAGGAGCTTGAGAATGTGATGGGATCTCTAGCCAACTTGAAGGGCGTGACACTTAAGGCGGTGGATGTCGCAAATGCAGCTCTATATTTGGCAAGTGATGAGGCTAGGTATATTAGTGGGCATAATCTCTTGATAGATGGGGGTTTCAGCATCCTTAATCCCTCTTTCGAAATGTTTCAGTACCCTCAAGAgccttga
- the LOC137712036 gene encoding short chain aldehyde dehydrogenase 1-like, with product MMSGSSSLVPVPNPKRLEGKVAIITGGASGIGESTARLFVFHGAKVVIADVQDELALSLCKELNSDGESISYIRCDVTIDLDVKNVVDVALSKYGKLDIMYNNAGISGKLDPSILGADAENFKQVFDVNVYGAFLGAKHAARAMIAAKKGVILFTSSVASASCGESTHAYTMSKHAVVGLMKSLCVELGQHGIRVNCISPCAMATPLLTNLMGIEKNTVEKLICASAVLKEAVPKAEDVAEAAVYLASEESKFVNGLNLLVDGGYSTTNQSLSMVLRNLMSSSQAL from the exons ATGATGAGCGGTTCTTCCTCACTAGTTCCGGTTCCGAATCCCAAAAG GCTAGAAGGCAAAGTCGCAATTATTACTGGAGGTGCTAGTGGAATTGGAGAGAGCACTGCAAGATTGTTTGTCTTCCATGGTGCAAAAGTCGTCATAGCCGACGTCCAAGATGAACTAGCTCTGTCCCTCTGCAAAGAACTCAACTCAGACGGAGAGTCCATTTCGTACATACGTTGTGATGTCACTATCGATTTGGATGTGAAAAATGTTGTAGACGTGGCTCTGTCAAAGTACGGAAAGCTTGACATCATGTACAACAATGCAGGCATATCCGGCAAATTGGACCCATCGATTTTGGGAGCTGATGCCGAGAACTTCAAGCAGGTGTTTGATGTGAACGTCTACGGAGCTTTCTTGGGCGCCAAGCATGCTGCTAGGGCAATGATCGCTGCTAAAAAAGGTGTCATTCTTTTCACTTCGAGCGTGGCATCAGCTAGTTGCGGCGAGTCTACACACGCGTACACCATGTCAAAGCACGCGGTGGTGGGACTTATGAAGAGCTTGTGTGTGGAGTTGGGGCAGCATGGGATTAGAGTCAATTGCATATCTCCGTGTGCCATGGCAACCCCGTTGCTGACAAATCTTATGGGGATTGAGAAAAATACGGTCGAGAAGTTGATCTGCGCTTCTGCGGTGTTGAAAGAAGCGGTGCCGAAGGCAGAGGATGTGGCGGAGGCTGCCGTGTACTTGGCGAGTGAGGAGTCTAAATTTGTGAACGGACTGAACCTTCTTGTGGATGGAGGTTATAGCACCACTAATCAGTCTCTTAGTATGGTTTTGAGGAATTTAATGTCCTCAAGCCAGGCTTTGTAA
- the LOC137712574 gene encoding small ribosomal subunit protein eS17w-like has product MGRVRTKTVKKSSRQVIERYYSRMTLDFHTNKKILEEVAIIPSKRLRNKIAGFSTHLMKRIQKGPVRGISLKLQEEERERRMDFVPEESAIKIDEISVDKETLDMLSALGMADMPGVKRVDPEAQTQNLGYGRGAPRRY; this is encoded by the coding sequence atgggtCGCGTCCGCACAAAGACAGTGAAGAAATCCTCCCGCCAGGTGATCGAGCGCTACTACTCGCGCATGACCCTGGACTTCCACACCAACAAGAAGATCCTCGAGGAAGTCGCCATCATCCCCTCCAAGCGCCTCCGCAACAAGATTGCCGGATTCTCCACCCACCTCATGAAGCGGATCCAGAAGGGCCCGGTCCGTGGCATTTCCCTGAAGCTGCAGGAGGAGGAGCGCGAGCGCCGCATGGACTTTGTCCCCGAGGAGTCCGCCATCAAGATCGACGAGATCTCCGTCGACAAGGAGACCCTCGACATGCTCTCCGCTCTCGGTATGGCTGACATGCCTGGTGTCAAGCGGGTCGACCCGGAAGCTCAGACTCAGAATCTCGGGTACGGGCGTGGTGCACCCAGGAGGTACTAA
- the LOC137713115 gene encoding uncharacterized protein yields MGNSQSPPSHNPRFASSSRAFTHTELEDLKSLHASLAAKSQSGGPYISPSVFKTYFGLKGAFGDRMFDLVTQQRKNGKLAFEDLVIAKGIYEKGTKDDIEEFIYQLLDVSGDGIVGRSDLECVLGALFDNIFNMDTPERGSSAHQGSVDVFLNAAKFTKHDEGHDQESLSLEDFRTWCTLLPSVRKFLGSLLIPPHQGRPGSQVPRLMHVENIDSNMVLLKEVYAWHIGGILPQQELVEWKLLYHSSFSGLSFNTFLGSVSNDKGPTVLIIKDKDGYIYGGYASQPWERHGGFYGDLKSFLFQLYPKASIFRPTGANTNIQWCAVNFSSESIPNGIGFGGKVNHFGLFLSASFDQGHTFSCTTFGSPCLSKTNRIHPEVIECWGVVTKVAEQEKHAGGKGTVLERFKEDRHMLNMVGLANSSE; encoded by the exons aTGGGGAACTCTCAGTCACCTCCTTCTCACAATCCTCGCTTCGCTTCCTCCTCtag AGCTTTTACTCATACGGAACTCGAAGATCTCAAATCCCTGCACGCGTCTCTGGCTGCTAAGTCGCAGAGCGGTGGTCCGTACATCTCCCCCTCAGTTTTTAAG ACTTATTTCGGACTAAAGGGAGCTTTCGGAGATAGGATGTTCGACTTAGTTACCCAGCAACGCAAAAACGGAAAGCTCGCCTTTGAAGACTTAGTTATTGccaaa GGGATTTATGAGAAGGGAACGAAAGATGACATTGAAGAATTCATATATCAGTTGTTAGACGTATCCGGGGATGGCATTGTGGGAAG GTCGGATTTGGAATGTGTTCTGGGTGCATTGTTTGACAATATATTCAATATGGACACCCCTGAACGTGGATCAAGTGCACATCAGGGCAGTGTCGATGTATTTCTTAATGCTGCAAAGTTTACTAAGCATGACGAAGGACATGATCAAGAAAGTTTGTCTCTTGAAGATTTCAGAACTTGGTGTACTCTTCTCCCATCTGTCAGGAAGTTCCTTGGAAGCTTATTGATACCTCCTCATCAAG GAAGACCAGGTTCCCAAGTTCCTCGACTAATGCATGTGGAAAACATCGATTCAAATATGGTGTTACTGAAGGAGGTATATGCTTGGCATATAGGAGGAATCCTTCCACAACAAGAGCTGGTGGAATGGAAACTGCTATACCACAGTTCTTTTAGCGGTCTGAGCTTTAACACCTTTTTGGGCAGCGTGTC AAATGATAAAGGACCAACTGTGTTAATCATCAAGGATAAAGATGGTTATATTTATGGGGGTTACGCTTCCCAGCCATGGGAGAGGCATGGTGGTTTCTATGGAGATCTGAAGTCTTTTCTTTTCCAGCTGTATCCGAAGGCGTCAATATTCAGGCCAACGGGGGCAAACACCAACATACAATGG TGTGCTGTGAATTTCAGTTCAGAGAGCATCCCGAATGGTATCGGTTTTGGAGGAAAGGTGAATCACTTTGGCCTTTTTCTTTCAGCCAGCTTTGATCAGGGGCACACTTTCTCCTGTACCACATTTGGCTCCCCTTGCCTCTCCAAGACCAACCGGATACACCCGGAAGTTATAGAATGCTGGGGAGTTGTTACCAAAGTAGCAGAACAAGAAAAACACGCCGGTGGAAAAGGTACTGTGCTGGAGAGATTTAAGGAAGACCGCCATATGCTTAACATGGTTGGGCTTGCTAATTCAAGTGAGTAA
- the LOC137713721 gene encoding uncharacterized protein, with translation MSRPWVLVCLLLLIVFTSQFEWKQYGNDEPSPSTSKKQQYISEREEAVKEKIILSQEKNIQKLNELVRSLREQLLQCKGENEIVNSTSAPLTELLSELERHPLLED, from the exons ATGTCCAGACCATGGGTGTTGGTTTGTCTGCTCCTGTTAATTGTGTTTACATCACAGTTTGAATGGAAGCAATATGGGAATGATGAACCAAGTCCAAGTACCTCCAAGAAACAACAATATATATCTGAAAGGGAAGAAGCTGTGAAAGAAAAA ATTATCCTCTCCCAagagaaaaatatacaaaaacttAATGAGCTTGTGCGGAGTCTTCGAGAACAATTGCTACAATGTAAAGGTGAAAATGAGATTGTCAATAGCACTTCAGCTCCTTTGACTGAACTTCTTTCTGAACTGGAAAGGCATCCACTTTTGGAGGATTAA